The Streptomyces camelliae genome window below encodes:
- the acs gene encoding acetate--CoA ligase encodes MSNESLANLLKEERRFAPPADLAAHANVTAEAYAQAKADRLGFWAEQARRLTWAKEPTETLDWSNPPFAKWFEDGELNVAYNCVDRHVEAGHGDRVAIHFEGEPGDSRSITYAELKDEVSRAANALLELGVRKGDRVAIYMPMIPETAIAMLASARIGAAHSVVFGGFSADALATRIQDANAKVVITSDGGYRRGKPSALKPAVDEAIGKVDNVEHVLVVRRTGQDVAWNDERDHWWHDLVERQSAEHTPEAFEAEHPLFILYTSGTTGKPKGILHTSGGYLTQVAYTHHAVFDLKPETDVYWCTADVGWVTGHSYIVYGPLANGATQVMYEGTPDTPHQGRFWEIVQKYGVTILYTAPTAIRTFMKWGDDIPAKFDLSSLRVLGSVGEPINPEAWVWYRKNIGADRTPVVDTWWQTETGAMMISPLPGVTEAKPGSAQRPLPGISATVVDDEANEVPNGGGGYLVLTEPWPSMLRTIWGDDQRFIDTYWSRFEGKYFAGDGAKKDDDGDIWLLGRVDDVMLVSGHNISTTEVESALVSHPSVAEAAVVGAADETTGQAIVAFVILRGTAAETEALVGELRDHVGATLGPIAKPKRILPVAELPKTRSGKIMRRLLRDVAENRQLGDVTTLTDSTVMDLIQAKLPAAPSED; translated from the coding sequence GTGAGCAACGAGAGCCTGGCCAACCTGCTCAAGGAAGAACGCAGGTTCGCGCCCCCCGCCGACCTGGCCGCGCACGCCAACGTCACGGCGGAGGCGTACGCACAGGCCAAGGCTGACAGGCTCGGCTTCTGGGCCGAGCAGGCCCGCCGGCTGACCTGGGCCAAGGAGCCGACCGAGACGCTGGACTGGTCGAACCCTCCGTTCGCGAAGTGGTTCGAGGACGGCGAACTGAACGTCGCCTACAACTGTGTGGACCGCCACGTCGAGGCCGGACACGGCGACCGAGTCGCCATCCACTTCGAGGGTGAGCCCGGCGACAGCCGCTCGATCACCTACGCGGAGTTGAAGGACGAGGTCTCCAGGGCGGCCAACGCTCTTCTGGAGCTGGGCGTTCGCAAGGGGGACCGGGTCGCCATCTACATGCCGATGATCCCGGAGACCGCGATCGCGATGCTGGCCTCGGCCCGGATCGGCGCCGCGCACTCGGTCGTCTTCGGCGGCTTCTCGGCGGACGCGCTCGCGACCCGCATCCAGGACGCGAACGCCAAGGTCGTCATCACCTCCGACGGCGGCTACCGGCGCGGCAAGCCGTCCGCCCTCAAGCCCGCCGTGGACGAGGCGATCGGCAAGGTCGACAACGTCGAGCACGTGCTGGTGGTGCGCCGTACCGGGCAGGACGTCGCCTGGAACGACGAGCGGGACCACTGGTGGCACGACCTGGTCGAGCGTCAGTCGGCCGAGCACACCCCGGAGGCGTTCGAGGCGGAGCACCCGCTGTTCATCCTCTACACCTCCGGCACGACCGGTAAGCCCAAGGGCATCCTGCACACCTCCGGCGGCTACCTCACCCAGGTGGCGTACACACACCACGCGGTCTTCGACCTCAAGCCGGAGACGGACGTGTACTGGTGCACGGCCGACGTCGGCTGGGTCACCGGGCACTCGTACATCGTCTACGGCCCGCTGGCCAACGGCGCCACGCAGGTCATGTACGAGGGCACGCCGGACACCCCGCACCAGGGCCGGTTCTGGGAGATCGTGCAGAAGTACGGCGTCACGATCCTCTACACCGCGCCGACCGCGATCCGGACGTTCATGAAGTGGGGCGACGACATCCCCGCGAAGTTCGACCTGTCCTCCCTGCGCGTCCTCGGCTCGGTGGGCGAGCCCATCAACCCCGAGGCGTGGGTCTGGTACCGCAAGAACATCGGCGCGGACCGCACGCCCGTCGTGGACACCTGGTGGCAGACCGAGACCGGCGCGATGATGATCTCGCCGCTGCCCGGCGTCACCGAGGCCAAGCCCGGCTCCGCGCAGCGCCCGCTGCCCGGCATCAGCGCGACCGTCGTCGACGACGAGGCGAACGAGGTGCCCAACGGCGGCGGTGGCTATCTGGTGCTGACCGAGCCGTGGCCGTCGATGCTGCGCACCATCTGGGGCGACGACCAGCGGTTCATCGACACCTACTGGTCGCGGTTCGAGGGCAAGTACTTCGCCGGTGACGGCGCGAAGAAGGACGACGACGGCGACATCTGGCTGCTGGGCCGGGTCGACGACGTCATGCTCGTGTCCGGGCACAACATCTCCACCACCGAGGTGGAGTCGGCGCTGGTGTCCCACCCGTCGGTCGCCGAGGCGGCCGTCGTCGGTGCCGCCGACGAGACGACCGGCCAGGCGATCGTCGCGTTCGTGATCCTGCGCGGTACGGCCGCGGAGACCGAGGCGCTCGTCGGCGAGCTGCGCGACCACGTGGGCGCCACGCTCGGCCCGATCGCCAAGCCCAAGCGGATACTGCCGGTGGCCGAGCTGCCGAAGACCCGTTCCGGCAAGATCATGCGCCGTCTGCTGCGCGACGTGGCCGAGAACCGCCAGCTCGGTGACGTCACCACGCTGACGGACTCCACGGTCATGGACCTGATCCAGGCCAAGCTGCCGGCCGCGCCCAGCGAGGACTAG